A portion of the Hoylesella buccalis ATCC 35310 genome contains these proteins:
- a CDS encoding DUF4348 domain-containing protein, translating to MRKFTFFVLALMMLISVLFSTTGCVDKKPQAVDTLAVDSIEEDSVDEDTLSNMIAESPMSKSADELFDDFIFNFAANRKLQLKRVKFPLPVMKHGEQTDEIKKEQWKMDYFFMKQGYFTLIFDNLKQMEVMKDTSVNQVTVEKILFKSKTVKQYIFNRINGEFMLTSIVYQPMHESVNGSFLQFYQRFAVDSAFQVRSMNETVEFTAPDPDDDFGTITGSIVPEQWSAFKPPIIPKGTIYNIVYGQKHKRGNQKIFVVRGIATDLENIMVFRRQKSEWKLMKFNS from the coding sequence ATGAGAAAATTTACTTTCTTCGTTTTGGCATTGATGATGTTGATATCGGTCCTGTTTTCCACAACGGGATGTGTGGATAAAAAGCCTCAAGCCGTTGATACCTTGGCGGTTGATTCCATTGAAGAGGATAGTGTTGACGAGGATACGCTGTCAAACATGATTGCTGAATCGCCCATGTCGAAGTCAGCCGACGAGCTGTTTGACGACTTTATCTTTAATTTTGCCGCGAACAGAAAGCTGCAGCTCAAGCGTGTGAAGTTTCCACTTCCTGTGATGAAGCATGGAGAACAGACAGACGAAATCAAGAAAGAGCAGTGGAAAATGGACTACTTTTTCATGAAACAAGGCTATTTTACGCTTATTTTTGATAATCTCAAACAGATGGAAGTGATGAAAGACACATCGGTGAACCAGGTGACTGTTGAAAAGATATTGTTCAAAAGCAAAACCGTCAAGCAGTATATCTTCAATCGAATCAATGGTGAGTTTATGCTAACCTCAATTGTTTACCAGCCAATGCACGAGAGTGTCAACGGCTCTTTTTTGCAGTTTTACCAACGATTTGCTGTCGACAGTGCTTTTCAGGTGCGTAGTATGAACGAAACTGTTGAGTTCACAGCTCCCGACCCCGATGACGATTTTGGTACCATCACGGGTTCTATTGTTCCCGAACAGTGGTCGGCGTTCAAGCCACCCATCATCCCCAAAGGAACTATCTACAATATAGTTTATGGTCAGAAGCATAAGCGAGGGAATCAAAAAATCTTTGTTGTGCGTGGCATCGCTACCGATTTGGAGAATATCATGGTGTTCCGTCGCCAGAAGTCTGAATGGAAATTGATGAAATTTAATAGCTGA
- the pheS gene encoding phenylalanine--tRNA ligase subunit alpha, translating to MILDKIDELLHEVSNLSAKNAEEVERLRLKYLSKKGEINALMADFRNVAADEKKTVGMKINELKQMALDKINALKEQVETSADASDDIDLTRTPYPIRLGTRHSLTIVKNQICDIFQRMGFVLADGPEIDDDLHVFTKLNFASDHPARDMQDTFFVSKHPNDVTKNILLRSHTSGDQSHYMETHQPPIRIICPGRVYRNEAISARAHCFFHQVEGLYIDKNVSFTDLKQVLLTFAREMFGPDTDIRLRPSYFPFTEPSAEMDISCFICGGDGCAFCKHTGWVEILGCGMVDPNVLESCGIDSKVYSGYAFGMGVERITNLKYRVSDLRMFSENDLRFLKEFEAAY from the coding sequence ATGATACTTGATAAAATAGATGAGCTTCTGCATGAAGTAAGCAACCTTTCAGCAAAAAACGCTGAAGAAGTTGAACGGTTGCGCCTGAAATACCTCAGTAAGAAAGGTGAAATCAATGCTTTGATGGCCGATTTCCGCAACGTGGCCGCTGATGAGAAGAAAACAGTAGGCATGAAAATCAATGAATTGAAGCAGATGGCGTTGGACAAAATCAATGCCTTGAAAGAGCAAGTTGAGACTTCCGCCGATGCTTCTGATGACATTGACTTAACTCGTACGCCCTATCCTATCCGCTTGGGGACACGACATTCGCTGACCATCGTGAAGAATCAAATCTGCGATATCTTCCAACGAATGGGCTTTGTGTTGGCCGATGGCCCAGAGATTGATGACGACTTGCACGTTTTTACCAAGCTCAATTTTGCGTCAGATCATCCTGCCCGCGACATGCAAGACACGTTCTTCGTGAGCAAACATCCCAATGATGTGACCAAAAACATACTGCTACGCTCACATACATCAGGTGACCAGTCGCACTATATGGAGACCCATCAACCTCCTATCCGCATCATCTGCCCGGGAAGAGTGTACCGCAACGAGGCTATCTCGGCCCGCGCACACTGCTTCTTCCATCAGGTAGAGGGTCTATATATCGACAAGAACGTGTCGTTTACCGACCTCAAGCAGGTCTTGTTGACCTTTGCACGTGAGATGTTCGGCCCAGATACCGACATCAGACTGCGTCCCAGCTACTTCCCTTTCACTGAGCCAAGTGCCGAAATGGATATCTCTTGTTTCATCTGTGGTGGTGATGGTTGTGCCTTCTGCAAGCATACTGGTTGGGTAGAGATACTCGGTTGCGGCATGGTTGACCCCAACGTGCTGGAATCTTGCGGCATTGATAGTAAGGTATACAGTGGTTATGCCTTCGGAATGGGCGTGGAGCGCATCACCAATCTGAAGTATCGTGTGAGCGATTTGCGCATGTTCTCAGAGAACGACCTGCGGTTCTTGAAAGAATTCGAGGCCGCCTATTAA
- a CDS encoding ABC transporter substrate-binding protein: MKNKFFLSWFGAFALFTVISLAGCRHGRGSTSSSNGEPLAFKYAQHIKVVKHQLFTVVTLVDPWREGKTLHTYVLVDRKDSARVDHLPEGTLVYTPLMRSVVFTTAHCKLLEYLGCLDQIVGVADLKYILIPSIHERVRLGKIVDCGEGMVPQLEKIIELKPQALFLSPFENSGGYGKLAQLGTPIIEMADYMETSPLGRAEWMKFYGMLFGQEKRADSLFNVVDSLYQGLKTTAQAWHAGRSILTERKTGSVWYCPGGMSTMGQMIADANGTYAFSDDKHSGSLPLSFEEVLEKAGDSDVWAFKFNGERLMTKKDLLAEYHGYDGLKAFKTGQIYQCNGSVKPYFEETPFRPDLLLRDLIIMLHPEATALGSLRYYEKIEQ; the protein is encoded by the coding sequence ATGAAGAATAAGTTTTTTTTGAGTTGGTTTGGAGCTTTTGCCCTCTTCACGGTCATCTCGTTGGCGGGTTGCCGGCATGGCAGAGGGTCGACAAGTTCGAGCAATGGGGAGCCATTGGCATTCAAGTATGCCCAACATATTAAGGTGGTGAAGCATCAACTGTTTACGGTTGTCACACTCGTTGACCCGTGGCGTGAGGGGAAAACGTTGCATACTTATGTGCTGGTGGATAGGAAAGATTCGGCTCGGGTGGATCATTTGCCCGAAGGAACGTTGGTTTATACGCCTTTAATGCGCAGCGTTGTCTTCACGACAGCTCACTGCAAACTGCTGGAATATTTAGGTTGTTTGGATCAAATTGTTGGCGTTGCCGACTTGAAATACATCCTGATACCCTCTATTCATGAGCGAGTACGATTGGGAAAGATTGTGGATTGTGGTGAAGGCATGGTACCCCAGTTAGAAAAAATCATCGAATTGAAGCCGCAGGCGTTGTTCTTGTCACCTTTTGAGAACAGCGGTGGTTATGGAAAGTTGGCGCAATTGGGAACGCCCATCATAGAGATGGCCGATTATATGGAAACTTCTCCATTGGGCAGAGCCGAGTGGATGAAATTTTATGGCATGTTGTTCGGTCAGGAAAAGCGTGCCGATTCGCTGTTTAATGTCGTGGACAGTCTTTATCAAGGGTTGAAGACGACGGCTCAAGCGTGGCACGCTGGGCGTTCAATCTTAACGGAACGCAAGACAGGTAGCGTGTGGTACTGCCCCGGAGGGATGAGTACGATGGGACAAATGATAGCCGATGCCAATGGTACCTATGCCTTTTCGGACGACAAGCATAGCGGTAGCCTGCCTTTGTCGTTTGAAGAAGTGTTGGAAAAGGCTGGAGATAGTGACGTTTGGGCATTCAAATTTAACGGCGAAAGGCTCATGACGAAGAAGGATTTGTTGGCCGAATATCATGGATATGATGGATTGAAAGCTTTCAAGACGGGCCAGATTTATCAGTGTAATGGCAGTGTTAAACCTTATTTTGAGGAGACTCCTTTCCGTCCCGACTTATTATTAAGGGATCTCATCATCATGTTACATCCCGAAGCAACGGCCTTAGGTTCGTTGAGATACTATGAGAAAATAGAACAATAG
- a CDS encoding SLC13 family permease: protein MEEEKENVMSGQLNTKKLFTFLGIIAVTAIVWNLPIDTFGIDGLTVIQQRIIAIFVFATLSWITEAVPSWATSLAIITVMCLTVSNNSLSMFKGEENEVFGTLLKSKDIMATFANPVIILFLGGFILAIAATKSGLDVLLARNLIKPFGHKSENVLLGFLLITGIFSMFVSNTATAAMMLTFLTPVFAALPPNGKGRIALTMSIPVAANLGGMATPIGTPPNAIALQALNDPEGLNMGIGFGNWMAFMFPLVIVLLFISWRIILKFFPFTQKTIELEIKGRIHKGWRMWVVSGTFILTILLWLIPGKITGMDSNTVAMVPMGIFAITGVITGKDLQEINWSVIWMVAGGFALGLGMNGSGLADRAIESIPFKEFSPVIILILSGLICYFLSNFISNTATAALLVPILSVVCAGMGDTLNSIGGTSTILIGIAIAASSAMCLPISTPPNAIAYSTGLVKQNDMLKVGLTVGIISMILGYALLFFIGETHLL, encoded by the coding sequence ATGGAAGAAGAAAAAGAAAACGTCATGAGCGGTCAGCTGAATACCAAGAAGCTGTTTACCTTCTTAGGAATCATAGCCGTGACCGCTATCGTGTGGAACCTACCCATCGACACCTTTGGCATCGATGGATTGACCGTCATTCAACAGCGAATCATCGCCATTTTTGTGTTCGCCACCCTGTCGTGGATCACCGAAGCCGTGCCTTCGTGGGCCACCTCATTAGCCATCATCACCGTGATGTGCTTAACTGTTTCTAACAACAGTCTATCAATGTTCAAGGGCGAAGAGAATGAAGTATTCGGCACCTTGCTCAAATCAAAGGATATCATGGCGACCTTTGCCAACCCCGTTATCATCCTGTTCTTGGGCGGATTCATCCTTGCCATAGCAGCGACAAAATCGGGATTGGATGTCCTTTTGGCCCGTAACCTCATCAAACCGTTCGGACACAAGAGTGAGAATGTACTTTTAGGGTTCCTCCTCATCACCGGCATTTTCTCCATGTTTGTCAGCAATACCGCCACGGCAGCCATGATGCTCACCTTCCTCACGCCTGTATTCGCAGCCCTTCCACCCAACGGTAAGGGGCGCATTGCACTGACTATGAGCATCCCTGTAGCCGCCAACCTTGGCGGTATGGCCACGCCTATCGGCACACCACCGAACGCAATTGCCCTCCAAGCCCTCAACGACCCTGAAGGATTGAACATGGGTATCGGCTTTGGTAACTGGATGGCCTTCATGTTTCCATTAGTCATCGTCCTGCTGTTCATTTCGTGGCGCATCATCTTGAAATTCTTCCCCTTTACCCAGAAGACCATTGAGCTGGAAATCAAAGGGCGCATACATAAAGGATGGCGCATGTGGGTAGTAAGCGGAACCTTCATCCTCACCATTCTTCTCTGGCTCATTCCGGGCAAGATTACAGGCATGGACTCTAACACCGTGGCCATGGTACCTATGGGTATTTTCGCCATTACGGGCGTCATTACAGGCAAAGATCTGCAAGAAATCAACTGGAGTGTCATATGGATGGTGGCCGGCGGATTCGCCTTAGGCCTCGGCATGAACGGTTCTGGCTTGGCCGACCGTGCCATCGAGAGCATTCCTTTCAAGGAATTCAGTCCGGTAATCATACTGATTTTGTCGGGATTGATTTGCTATTTCTTGTCCAACTTCATCTCCAACACCGCAACAGCAGCCTTGTTGGTTCCAATTTTGAGCGTTGTCTGTGCAGGCATGGGCGACACCCTCAATTCCATTGGCGGCACATCTACGATACTCATCGGTATTGCCATCGCTGCTTCTTCAGCCATGTGCTTGCCTATCTCAACGCCACCAAACGCCATCGCCTATTCAACAGGACTGGTCAAGCAGAACGACATGCTCAAGGTGGGCTTGACAGTGGGTATCATCAGCATGATATTGGGTTACGCACTCCTGTTCTTTATTGGCGAAACCCATTTGCTGTAG